TCTCAGATTCGCAGGCCCGATGCACCCTTTACTTTGAGAGATTCAGGCTAGTGGAGGGGTCCTGCGCATATTCGAGATTTGTGAGGATGAGGCAGAAATCTCGGGAGAGCGGAAAAATCGTTTGCGAAGCTTTTAGAGCGATCGAGGGGTCGAGCGGATACGCGCATTTTGAAGATTGAGGTGGTGCTGCATGATTATAAATCGTTACCGGGTGGTCGCTGACGATGAATTTTATGTCTGCGTCTTCTGCAGAAATGATCTCGCGCACTCCTTCGGCCCAAATCGTGCAATGCATCATACGAATGCCCTGCATCTCAAGCATCAACTGATTCTGGGTGAGCTTAGGATATTGCGTCCTTAGCCATTCCAGACCTTTGGGCGTTCGAATTTTCTGGATATCAATATATTCGAAGAGGGTTTGGAAGTGCCGATGCCATTCGACCGGATCGGCTTCGGCAAAGGCCTTAACAGCTTTCGATCCTCTCACGTCAACGCTGCCGAATAGGTGACGCTCGATCTCGTCGTTTACCGATGTTCCGAAGAACGTCGAATATAGGTCCGTTTGGTAAAATGCGCCCGTTGTATATCTGTCGAATAAAGCCCGTTCTGTAATAATCCGGCCGTCGTCAAGAACTTTTCGAGGTGGCGTTAGATCGAGATAGGCCAGCGTGCTCTTGCCGGGCTCGAAGAACCTTCTTTGGTACCACTGTGGCACATAGTGGTTGTCTCTAGTCTCAGACATTCGATAATGTTTGCAGCATTGCCCTGGCTATACGCAATATCAGCAAATGATTTTCCCCGGCTATTACTACAGCAGCGTCGTTTCAGGCACCCGTCGATAGCCGCCAACGGTGAGCCTTTTCTTCGCGCATCTTCATTGCGATGCCAGTACGCCTTCGATCTCGCGCCAACCCGGATCGGAGCGGTTACGCGATGGCTGAACATGAGACCAATGACACAAACCCTTTATCAAACAACTGAAGCGTGTGATGGAGGATTTAAAGGCGGGGCGTGACCACTAATCCGACATCAGCAAACTTTTAAAATAGTCCGGCTGAGCAGACGAATGCGGGAAAGTATCGCATCAAATCAAAGGGCGTCTTTAGGGCCGATACATGTTGCATTCCATGTTGCGTGGCTTTGCCGTCGCTGCCCGAAAATCAGCGGAAATTGCCCGCAACACGACGCACAAGACCAAGCGCAGGACTTGCCACAAAAGACCGTCTAACCATTTGTTCTTATCGGATTTTGACTGGTAGCGGAGGAGGGATTTGAACCCCCGACACAAGGATTATGATTCCTCTGCTCTGACCTACTGAGCTACTCCGCCACTGGTCAACGATACCCGCTCGCGAAGCGATGCCGGTTCGTGGGATGAGCGGCTTATAAGGTGCGCTTCGGCTTTGTGTCAAGCGCATGATCGAGAAAAACGGTGGGCTTTACCGCCTCCCGTTTCCGATGGGTTTCAGGCGGCGACGGGGCTGGCCAAAAGGGCCTTCAGGCAGGCTTCCGCCGAAGGTTCGCGCTCGGAGCGTTCGATGAAACCGCCACCGAAGACGCGGGCGTTGTCGCCGGGCGCCGAATAAAGCGCGCAGGCTTGGCCGGGCGCGATGCCCGCCTCGCCGACCGTCAGGTCGACATAGGTGCCGGTTGCTTTGACATGCAGCACGGCAGGCGCCGGCGCGCGCGTCGAGCGGACTTTGGCGTAACAGGCAAAGCCCTTGCCGGAGGCGGCTTCCTGAAGTGTTTCGTCGCCCAGCCAGTTGACGTCACGCAGGTAGACGCGGTGTGTCTCCAGCGCCTCCTTCGGTCCGACGATGACGCGGCGCGAGCGGGCGTCGAGAAAGACAACATAGAGCGGCTCGCCGGTGGCGATGCCTATGCCGCGGCGCTGACCGATCGTGAAGTGCAGGATGCCCTCATGGGTGCCGAGCACGCGGCCATCGAGATGGACGATTTCGCCGGCGAGCGCCGCATTCGGCTTCAGCTTGGTGATGACGTCGGAATATTTGCCCTGCGGCACGAAGCAGATGTCCTGGCTGTCGGCCTTCTTGGCGACGACGAGGCCCATTTCTTCGGCCAGCCTGCGGGTCTCGGCCTTCGGCAGGCCGCCCAGCGGAAAGCGGAGATAATCGATTTGTTCCTGCGTCGTGGCAAAGAGGAAATAGCTCTGGTCGCGGTCGGCATCGGCCGGGCGGAAAAGCGCGCGGCGGCCGGGATTGTCCGGCGAAGGATTCCGTCCCGAGCGGATATAGTGGCCGGTCGCCAGCGCATCGGCGCCAAGCTCTTTGGCAGTCGCCAAAAGATCGGCGAATTTGACGGTCTGGTTACAGGAAACACAAGGGATCGGCGTTTCGCCCGCCACATAGCTTTCGGCGAAGGGATTGATGACAGTCTCGCGAAAACGCTTTTCGTAATCGAGCACGTAATGCGGAATGCCGAGCGTTTCGCAGACACGGCGCGCATCGTCGATATCCTGGCCGGCGCAGCAGGAGCCGGCGCGGTGCACGGCGGCGCCATGATCGTAAAGCTGCAGCGTAATGCCGAGCACATCGTAACCCTGCTGTTTGAGAAGGCCGGCCACGACGGATGAATCGACGCCGCCCGACATGGCGACGACGACACGGGTCTCTTCCGGCTGCTTGTCAAAATCCAGTGTGTTCAACGATGGTGCCAATTCTGCGCGGTCACGATCCGCCCTTGCGCTGCAATTGCGGCGGATTGCTGATCTCCGGCGGGATCGGCCGCCGTCTCTCGATGAGGCACCGATATAGAAAGGATTGTCCCTGGACGCAAGGGGCGGTCTTCGGCGTCTGAGTGTTTCGCATTCCCGCACAAAGAAAGGCGCAGCCGAAGCCGCGCCTTGGAAGCGGGGGTGCGGCTCAAGTGCCGATCAGCTTGTTGCAGGCGAATGCGATGCCCGGATTGGCGATGATGGTGGTTACGAGCGCCAGT
The Rhizobium leguminosarum DNA segment above includes these coding regions:
- a CDS encoding DUF4238 domain-containing protein produces the protein MSETRDNHYVPQWYQRRFFEPGKSTLAYLDLTPPRKVLDDGRIITERALFDRYTTGAFYQTDLYSTFFGTSVNDEIERHLFGSVDVRGSKAVKAFAEADPVEWHRHFQTLFEYIDIQKIRTPKGLEWLRTQYPKLTQNQLMLEMQGIRMMHCTIWAEGVREIISAEDADIKFIVSDHPVTIYNHAAPPQSSKCAYPLDPSIALKASQTIFPLSRDFCLILTNLEYAQDPSTSLNLSK
- the mnmA gene encoding tRNA 2-thiouridine(34) synthase MnmA, with the protein product MNTLDFDKQPEETRVVVAMSGGVDSSVVAGLLKQQGYDVLGITLQLYDHGAAVHRAGSCCAGQDIDDARRVCETLGIPHYVLDYEKRFRETVINPFAESYVAGETPIPCVSCNQTVKFADLLATAKELGADALATGHYIRSGRNPSPDNPGRRALFRPADADRDQSYFLFATTQEQIDYLRFPLGGLPKAETRRLAEEMGLVVAKKADSQDICFVPQGKYSDVITKLKPNAALAGEIVHLDGRVLGTHEGILHFTIGQRRGIGIATGEPLYVVFLDARSRRVIVGPKEALETHRVYLRDVNWLGDETLQEAASGKGFACYAKVRSTRAPAPAVLHVKATGTYVDLTVGEAGIAPGQACALYSAPGDNARVFGGGFIERSEREPSAEACLKALLASPVAA